The following coding sequences lie in one Stigmatopora argus isolate UIUO_Sarg chromosome 5, RoL_Sarg_1.0, whole genome shotgun sequence genomic window:
- the iscua gene encoding iron-sulfur cluster assembly enzyme ISCU yields the protein MAMALRKSSLLLNTRLLSPELQIVSSYHKKVVDHYENPRNVGSLDKNAKNVGTGLVGAPACGDVMKLQVEVDENGKILDAKFKTFGCGSAIASSSLATEWVKGKSIDEALRIKNTDIAKELCLPPVKLHCSMLAEDAIKAALSDYRIKQTKEKQSVEAIN from the exons ATGGCGATGGCCTTACGAAAGTCTTCGTTGTTGTTGAACACAAGGTTACTTTCACCGGAGCTCCAAATCGTCTCCTCGTACCACAAGAAG GTGGTGGACCATTACGAAAACCCGAGAAATGTTGGATCACTGgataaaaatgccaaaaatgtGGGGACTGGTTTAGTGGGTGCACCAGCCTGTGGTGACGTTATGAAACTCCAG GTGGAAGTAGATGAGAACGGTAAGATCCTGGATGCCAAATTTAAGACATTTGGCTGCGGATCAGCCATTGCTTCCAGCTCTCTGGCCACCGAGTGGGTGAAAGGGAAGTCT ATTGATGAAGCGTTGAGGATCAAGAACACAGACATTGCAAAAGAACTCTGCCTTCCGCCGGTCAAGCTTCATTGTTCCA TGCTCGCAGAAGATGCCATAAAAGCAGCTCTGTCGGACTACAGAATAAAGCAGACCAAGGAGAAGCAGAGTGTTGAAGCCATCAATTAA